Proteins found in one Paraburkholderia caballeronis genomic segment:
- a CDS encoding L-serine ammonia-lyase: MAVSVFDLFKIGIGPSSSHTVGPMRAALMFAEGLERDGLLASTTAVKVELYGSLGATGKGHGTDRGVMLGLLGDAPDTVNPDTIAERLDAIRTTRTLALLGRHPVPFVPKEHIAFYRQALPEHPNGMKLRALDSNSATLRESTYLSVGGGFVVTAGAPNTKVLAAVEQLPHPFSTGAELLATCAATGKSIAQLMLDNERVWRDDDAIRSGLLRIWDVMQSCVARGCGIGNPSADGTLPGPFNVKRRAPQLYRALTGNPERALQDPLSMIDWINLYAIAVNEENAAGGRVVTAPTNGAAGIVPAVLHYYTRFTPGANEQGVIDFLLTAAAIGILYKLNASISGAEVGCQGEVGVACSMAAGALAAVMGGTPQQVENAAEIGMEHNLGLTCDPVGGMVQIPCIERNAMASVKAVNAARMALRGDGAHYVSLDSVIKTMRETGADMKTKYKETSRGGLAVNIVEC, from the coding sequence ATGGCAGTCAGCGTCTTCGACCTTTTCAAGATCGGCATCGGGCCGTCGAGTTCGCACACGGTCGGACCGATGCGCGCGGCGCTGATGTTCGCGGAAGGACTCGAACGCGACGGCCTGCTCGCTTCGACGACAGCGGTGAAGGTCGAGCTGTACGGCTCGCTCGGCGCGACCGGCAAGGGTCACGGCACGGATCGCGGCGTGATGCTCGGCCTGCTCGGCGACGCGCCGGACACCGTGAACCCGGACACGATCGCTGAACGGCTCGACGCGATCCGCACGACGCGCACGCTCGCGCTGCTCGGCCGCCATCCGGTGCCGTTCGTGCCGAAGGAGCACATCGCGTTCTATCGGCAGGCGCTGCCCGAGCATCCGAACGGGATGAAGCTGCGCGCGCTCGACAGCAACAGCGCGACGCTGCGCGAATCGACGTATCTGTCGGTCGGCGGCGGGTTCGTCGTGACCGCCGGCGCGCCGAACACGAAGGTGCTCGCGGCGGTGGAACAGTTGCCGCATCCGTTCAGCACCGGCGCGGAACTGCTCGCGACGTGCGCGGCGACCGGCAAGTCGATCGCGCAGCTGATGCTCGACAACGAACGCGTATGGCGCGACGACGATGCGATCCGCTCGGGCCTGCTGCGGATCTGGGACGTGATGCAGTCGTGCGTCGCGCGCGGCTGCGGGATCGGCAACCCGTCCGCCGACGGCACGCTGCCCGGCCCGTTCAACGTGAAGCGCCGCGCGCCGCAGCTGTATCGCGCGCTGACCGGCAACCCGGAGCGCGCGTTGCAGGACCCGCTGTCGATGATCGACTGGATCAACCTGTACGCGATCGCGGTCAACGAGGAAAACGCGGCCGGCGGCCGGGTCGTCACCGCGCCGACGAACGGCGCGGCCGGCATCGTGCCCGCCGTGCTGCACTACTACACGCGCTTCACGCCCGGCGCGAACGAACAGGGCGTGATCGACTTCCTGCTGACCGCCGCCGCGATCGGCATCCTGTACAAGCTGAACGCGTCGATCTCCGGCGCGGAGGTCGGCTGCCAGGGCGAGGTCGGCGTCGCGTGCTCGATGGCGGCCGGCGCGCTCGCCGCCGTGATGGGCGGCACGCCGCAGCAGGTCGAAAACGCGGCCGAGATCGGCATGGAGCACAACCTCGGCCTCACCTGCGACCCGGTCGGCGGGATGGTGCAGATCCCGTGCATCGAGCGCAACGCGATGGCGTCGGTGAAGGCCGTCAACGCGGCGCGCATGGCGCTGCGCGGCGACGGCGCGCACTACGTGTCGCTCGATTCGGTCATCAAGACGATGCGCGAGACCGGCGCGGACATGAAGACGAAGTACAAGG
- a CDS encoding alginate lyase family protein, with protein sequence MVRMVRTETIEAASARDGRARPAGATLAAALVAAGAWLAALPAAHAAMNFCAAPALQSSERTNADPGVKALVAEVQARLNDAPRPLARLHTEGTLPHEGIYDQSVDAQKDLDLMRNAALAWRATSDDRYLRLVDRFLYAWVTTYQPSFNPIDETRFEGLILAYDMTASALPVKTRNAAMTFINKLANGYIAAIDGQPRPLTGTFANNWQSHRIKLIAMAAFTLDNRRMIATAQRLFVEHIGDNIAPDGSTLDFTERDALHYVTYDLQPLVTAALAARRHNRNWLNERARNGATLARALDWLTPYALGQKTHDEFVRSTEPFDVRRREAGLPGYTGAWDPKNAAELFHLAARLDGRYMPVALKLAPTPPAWLAVCLPLPAR encoded by the coding sequence ATGGTGCGGATGGTGCGAACGGAAACAATCGAAGCGGCGTCCGCGAGGGACGGCCGCGCGCGCCCCGCCGGCGCGACGCTCGCGGCGGCGCTGGTCGCGGCGGGCGCATGGCTCGCGGCGCTGCCCGCCGCTCACGCGGCGATGAACTTCTGCGCGGCGCCCGCGCTGCAATCGAGCGAGCGCACGAACGCCGATCCCGGCGTGAAGGCGCTGGTCGCCGAGGTGCAGGCCCGGCTGAACGACGCGCCGCGTCCGCTCGCGCGGCTGCACACCGAAGGCACGCTGCCGCACGAAGGCATCTACGACCAGAGCGTGGATGCGCAGAAAGACCTCGACCTGATGCGCAACGCGGCGCTCGCCTGGCGCGCGACGAGCGACGACCGTTACCTGCGGCTCGTCGACCGGTTCCTGTACGCGTGGGTCACCACCTATCAGCCGAGCTTCAATCCGATCGACGAAACGCGTTTCGAAGGGCTGATCCTCGCGTACGACATGACCGCCAGCGCGCTGCCGGTGAAGACGCGCAACGCGGCGATGACGTTCATCAACAAGCTCGCGAACGGCTACATCGCGGCGATCGACGGGCAGCCGCGCCCGCTCACCGGCACGTTCGCGAACAACTGGCAGAGCCACCGGATCAAGCTGATCGCGATGGCCGCGTTCACGCTCGACAACCGGCGGATGATCGCGACCGCGCAGCGCCTGTTCGTCGAGCACATCGGCGACAACATCGCGCCGGACGGCTCGACGCTCGACTTCACCGAACGCGACGCGCTGCACTACGTGACGTACGACCTTCAGCCGCTCGTGACGGCCGCGCTCGCCGCGCGCCGCCACAACCGCAACTGGCTGAACGAACGCGCGCGCAACGGCGCGACGCTCGCGCGCGCGCTCGACTGGCTCACGCCTTATGCGCTCGGCCAGAAGACGCACGACGAATTCGTGCGCTCGACCGAGCCGTTCGACGTGCGGCGGCGCGAAGCGGGCCTGCCCGGCTACACCGGCGCATGGGACCCGAAGAACGCCGCCGAACTGTTCCACCTCGCCGCGCGCCTCGACGGCCGTTATATGCCCGTCGCGCTGAAGCTCGCCCCGACGCCGCCCGCATGGCTCGCGGTGTGCCTGCCGCTGCCGGCGCGCTGA